aaactccgttccaaatCAAACTAGGCTatccttttttaaacggagggggTAATTAGTCTAACTTACCTATAATACtcttttttgttacttttatttaaatattaataaatacatttctttcatttatttttacttatcacAATTTAACttgacacacatattaagaaaaatgatatttatcatattttacaaTACTAtctctattaaattatttggaCAATTATATTTAATGCTAAgattaaaacatattaaaaaaatagtttttttttgatatgtcaaaaataataagtaaaatcGAAAATCTATTTTAGGAAAAAGTGACAAGTACAAATGAAAGAGACAGTATAAAAATGctttatattatttctaaaaataaattgattatgtAATTTTTGTTATCCACTATcaatactccctccatttcatattaatttaatttttttgagacatattccatttttcaaattaatttaattatttagtttcgAAGATTTCTTTTAGATCCAATTTTACACTTCATTAGTTAGTATTAAAATTactgattaattaatatttagttattttaatcataaatttgataataattaataaggataaaaataaaaatttatatcttaatttactttttttaaaggACGTGAAACACCTCAAGagttaaattaatatgaaatagaaGGAATACTCGTtaataatattctaaaaataaactAGACCATATAATTTTATTGTCCCACCTTCAATAAATACTAATTAATCTCATTATTTAATACCCAATTGACTTGAGATATAGAGTGAGAGTAGTGAGAGAAATATTTCTAATCAAATTTCTCTGAAAACTACATCtaactgaagaagaagaagaaagaagaagccAACATGTTGAGATTAGCTTCAAGGTTAGTTTTCTCTCTTCACTCTCATCAATCCttcaaaaaaaagaacaacacAGAAAAGTTAAATTCAGAATAAGTataatcttattatttatatatatatatatatataaaatcaataattcaGTTCATGAATTTACAGAATCCTTTCTCAATCCACCtctaatttgaaatttgaatacaaCTAGTTAGATGTGggggaaaaaaatatttcaattggtaataattaaatttagtaGGTGTTTaatcataaataatttcaaGTATCATGATGTATtgagttttgtttttattttctctcGTATTCTGCACCTTATCTTtacatctctttttttttttgttttcttctgtTTAATTTTGAACCAATTAACAGGGGTGGCATCAAATCAAGGGCTCTgcttcaaattttcaataaagaCTTCTCCACTCACGTTGAGAGGTGTGTTTTCTCTCTCCGCTCCGTTTTATGTATCACAGTTTAAATTACGagtgttaaattattttatttaagaaaaagggtctgatatacccctcaactttgtcatttagagcttatataccccttgttatgaaagtggctcatatatacccttacttgtaaacaaatggctcacatatacccttttcctcttacggaaatgaaaaaataataattttaatctaaatttttattattttttctaaaaaatataatcccatatgagtaaatttaatcctcgtcaaacatattttttttgacttttttttgtttcaatgactaatttataattattattttgataatcaaatttatttatgtttcactaatattattgtaaaatttattgtagatgaccaaattttttcttcgaatacgaaattaaattacaatagacacaaaaaaaataattaaaattttttttttaaactaaggaatgaaagacaaaacaaaataagaataagaaactcaaataattatagtaaaagaagtaaaaaaataatttatgtatgaaaaaaattaaaatataccgtaaattttgatagaagaatcatatatacccctaaataaattttttaaaaaaattagaagtaataaatatgaatttaaaactaattttttaacttccgttaaatgaagggtatatgtgagccattttgtaacagcaggggtatatgtgagtcgtttgtataacgataagggcatatatgagcctcttttataacgaggggtatatcagctccaaatgacaaagttgaggggtatatcagaccctttatccttttatttataatgtaaaattttgaaatgatcTAGCTAGCCAACACGATTGCTAATCGTATTGCATCTTTCCTCATGTTTTGCTCtttgataaaaatatgaatCGACTTTACtagaaagtgattttttttattttcgatGTACATATTATAGTTtgcttaaatttgaattttatgtcaaaaaatCTTATAATTAGGATTAAAATACTCCCTATTAGAAAAAGAAGTAATAATACATCAAACTTGGctatttcaaagtaaaatttatatattttgaaataatataaaaaattgttacatatataaataaaatttaaaatataaacgattttaattattttttctttgatgtttttaataataatcacaACACATTTTGAGAGTGAAGTATTATTCTTAAATGTCATATGGCCGTCAAaaatgacgagatctttttgtGCTGCTTGAGCACAtgtatatcattttatttattcgCATAGACTACATTGCATGTCAAGTATCATAAGACAAGGAACaccacatatttttttttaatcatatactttAGGAATATAAAGTTTATATCTTTCCATTTTCAATTAAGATGcgcataacttttcataaatatcCTTCTTATTTCAACTATTATCactttatataaatacattttacgATACTTACCCAAATCATTACACATGCTTTAATTTTAGGAAATACACTTATATCATTATCAGAATCGAGTGTTATTTAGAAATGTTCGAAATTGGTTTGGTGGACTTGTTAGTAGCTGTGATAATTTGTACATTGCAATCTAAAATTTCGCTCTGAAAAAATCGGGATGAAAGCATTGCGTATTTAGTagcatttttttagtttaatcaTGGTCTTGGATTCAAGCCTCGAAATAAGAAAAAGTCTTGTTTgaaactcttttttctttttaatcggTCTTTCATatctcaaaatcaaattaatcaaaatattcaatattgATATCAAAATTGAACTAATATCTTTTGGATGGACCAAAATTTTGGGCCTAAATCCCTCCTTTTAATGGCTTGATCCTCTGGCCGGACCTGAGTACGCTGAATACAAAAGTTTGAAAGTAAGTTTATTTTGTAAAATGCAAGGAAACTTGAAGGCAAGGTGGCGCTGATCACCGGAGCAGCAAGTGGAATCGGAAAAGAAACCGCTTCGAAATTCATCAACAACGGCGCCAAAGTTGTAATAGCAGATGTACAAAATCAGATCGGCCAAGAAACTGCCTCCGAGCTCGGGCCAAACGCCTCTTTTGTGGTCTGCGATGTCACAAAAGAATCCGACGTTTCCAATGCAGTGGATTTCACTGTCTCCAGCCACGGAAAACTCGACATTATGTACAACAATGCAGGTATTCAGAGGCCGAAGTCAACATACACAGTAACTCATACTATTCTTGTCTTtaattcaaatgaattttaaaattttgtaggtATACCATGTTGTACTCCACGGAGCATAGCTGATCTTGACCTCGATGCATTTGATCGAGTCATGGCTATCAACGTCCGTGGGGTGATAGCAGGGATTAAACACGCAGCTCGAGTGATGATCCCACGTAAAACCGGTTCCATATTGTGCACAGCTAGTATTACAGGGGTGATAGGAGGTCTAGCGCAGCCTACATATTCGACAACCAAATCCTGTGTGATCGGAATCATGAGATCAGTTACAGCAGAACTAAGTCAGAACGGAATCAGAATCAATTGTGTATCGCCCTTTGCAATTCCAACTCCGTTCTATATGGATGAGATAAAATTGCATTTCCCGGAATTGGAACCTGAAATTCTTGTTAAAATGTTGCATCGCACTAGTGAATTAAAAGGAGCCTACTGTGAGCCAATTGATGTGGCTAATGCTGCTCTGTTTTTGGCTAGTGATGATGCCAAGTATGTTAGTGGCCATAACTTGATGATTGATGGAGGTTTTACCTCTTATAAGAGTTTAAACTTTCCCATGCCCGATCAAGTATAGTACTCCTACCGTTTTAATttgaatgatttaatttgacTCAACACCAGTATTATGAAccaaaagaagatttttttaattttaaattaaaaatgtgtgtaattcttttaattttacgGTGTTAAAGTTGTTATATGAGATGTTGGAACTTAAGAACTTgctaaatatagaaaaaatattactctTTATACATCAATCGTAATTTTATCattgatttgatttgagttttgaattttAGCTTACCAACctccaatttatttttattatatgatataaagAGGTCTTTATAGTCTATTTTAGGAAAGACGCACattaccttttctttttctccattATTTACACATGAGTATGTATTCTTTGTATATATTAAGGGAAAATGGACAAATACCTCCtcaatctatgtccgaaatcccagagatacacttatactatactaaggttctattacccctgaacttattttataaataattttctatccattttcgacctacgtggcactagcttgtaaaaaaagtcaatcagcattgggcccacaagatagtgccacgtaggccgaaaaggggtagaaaattattaataaaataagttcagggggtaacagaaccttagtatagtataagtgtgtctctgagattttggacatgggttgaggggtacttgtgcattatccctgtatattaattatatatgcaCGACGTAAAATAGTCTCTCCTCTCTTGCATTTTTCCCTCTATGACATGCATACTCGTAAATATGAACGACCTCAATGTGGTCGATCTTTACTCATGTTCAATCTCACATCAatgcatatacataatataatattaatagaaTAGGAGATGATGGTGCAACTCATTTCAATCGAATACCGTACATGCCGTATATTCACCTCATTCATCACTGAATTCAATAAAGAAATATGAACGCAAACAACATTCAAGTCAACAACTTGTTAGCTCCATATGCTTTGACATTTTAGgattataataaatcattttacaATATTCAACTTTCTCTCTTGTAACATCATTACACCGATATTATAAAAATGACAATCACATACGGGTACAAGACCCCCATATTTACCATCATCCACAATCACCTATGCATTGCTATAATATTCTGGGCTTTTGTGGCGACTATTGTCGCCgctaaaagtatattttttttgtatgaattcTAGTTGGCAACATTTAAATGGAAGAATTAGTTCCACGTAATTTACCACATCAATAAAAATTTGAGATGTTAACTCTTGAGGACATTTAGTATCTCTTAAAATAAGACAAAGTCATTTTTAATCTCAAAATATAACTAACGATATAAGTGATCTAATATAGTACTTTAGTTTAGATCCAAAAATCACCctcaaaattaaattcaaaccTACAATAGCAAAAGGGTTGTGAATAATTACATTAGTATTTACTTTATAGCGGATAAGGAAACAGTCCATCTTCACTCTCTTCTCCATTGCATAAATATGGCAGCTGCAACCTGCTGCTTCTCTGCCGGTACCGGCACCGGCAATTCACTCTCCTTTCTAACATCTCACCGCCCCTCAACCTCCCTAAGACCACCTCCTTCTTTGTTTATTCCTAAAGCTGTACATCAAAAGTCATCATCTTCTCCTCATCATCCCCCTTCACAGGTAAATTGCATCTCTCGTTTTCTCTATTTCCAGTTAACCATTGTCTTTATTacttatttcatttcaatttcgACTGCTCCCAATCTCAGGTCTTTTTATTGCGTTTCTGATACTTCACTTTTTTGAAAAAGCACACATGTTGGTTTGTGAATTTGACATTACTCCTTTTGCTCTTTCCATTGAGTATGCAAGACTGCAATTCGTAGGAATTACTAATATTATAAGTCTCGAGGTTAGTGcaaaaaatgacaaatgaagATAAGTTCATGATTTTGGGTTTCATATGAGTGCTTGTGTAGATAATTAGAAAAATTGGAATTCACAATATTTTATCAGTAACTTGAATGAAAAAAGATATAGCAGGTAAATAGATACCCAATTGCTGTTGTTTGATGATTAATACAGCTTAAATTGCTCTTATGAGTTCGTGTTTTCTAATACTTGTGGCAGTGCGGCTTGTCACATTACTTTGTTCTAATTTAGGGAaaaggtatttttttttgttcctgAGTTAAGATTTTATCTAACAAGCAAATTATGGATTCAGAAAGCAGGTGGTAAACAGAACTTCATATGGAGATCAAAAGACGAAAGACATTTAGCAAATAATGATGGAAGAAGCAGTAAAAATGAAACGGGACGATCTAAATCAACTGCATTTAAATTTTCTGGTCTGCAGAGGAAAGGATCAGGAAAGGGCGCTCCATTTGAGTCAAAGGAGCCGCAGGTACGGTGACCGTCGTAATACTTCTTCTGTTTGTGTTGTCTTGgtgtcatttttttctttctcattcatGATAGTTGTTAAGAAGAAATAGCAGGGTGACAGGGGAAGGGTGGGAGTTGAGAACCTGAAAAGCCTCTTTATTCTTCTTATGCTTTGGTTCTTCCATAGTTTTGATCACACAGCTTTGTTTTGGATCTGCACATATGAGTCATTAATTTGCCTGGTTGGATGCCATATGCattttcttctactttttttgtttgtgcGCCCTTAACTGTATTTTTCTGTGCTAGAAAACAGCAGCGATATTTTTGAGATTGATTTTTTCTAGTCATAGGGATGTTCTCATGGAAAAGATCAAAGTTCACTTGGACATTGATACATCTACGTTCTTTCAGTTTTGCTTCCATTCACTTGTTTTTTAATCCTTAACAGTTGTATCATcgaattatattattttggtgcTGGTAAGTTCTTTCCACTTTATCATGTCCCAAAAGGAAGTCACACAGTGTCTTCAGTTGTTCTATACCACTTTATCTTAGTTGATTTCTTTCCAGGTAGAAACTGGTTTCATTGAAGATGCACCTTTTCTCAATGCAGTTGTGAAGGTAAATACGTGGTTAAATGACATTATTTTTGTTGTGCTCATTTCCTTTTGAGGCCTCTTCTTTGTAGctcaatatttcttttccaCTTCACTAATTGTTTTACTGAAATTTATCTGTTTCCCCCCTTTCTACGATTATTATCTGTGGAGAATTGAACCTGTAACTCCTACCAAATATATCCTTTAGCTCCTAGTTTCCTACCCACATTCTATACTCCTTGCTACTGAACCTCTAGCAAGCTGTTGAGCCCAGCTCATCCTCGCTCAGTGATCTCTTCATTGCTGTGTTTAGGAGTTGAGACTGCATTCCTGTTAtctgatgcccaagtcataaaTGGTTATGTACGCATAGAGAACAACATAATCTGATCTAAATATTGTATGCTAGTCTAAAAAAGAACTGTTGGTGGCTCCTATTTTGTATGTTTCGGTAGCTCTTGCAATCTTTGTAAGTTCAATATTTTGGCATTAAGGTCTAAAAGCCAGCACTAACttct
The nucleotide sequence above comes from Solanum pennellii chromosome 9, SPENNV200. Encoded proteins:
- the LOC107029647 gene encoding zerumbone synthase — encoded protein: MLRLASRGGIKSRALLQIFNKDFSTHVERKLEGKVALITGAASGIGKETASKFINNGAKVVIADVQNQIGQETASELGPNASFVVCDVTKESDVSNAVDFTVSSHGKLDIMYNNAGIPCCTPRSIADLDLDAFDRVMAINVRGVIAGIKHAARVMIPRKTGSILCTASITGVIGGLAQPTYSTTKSCVIGIMRSVTAELSQNGIRINCVSPFAIPTPFYMDEIKLHFPELEPEILVKMLHRTSELKGAYCEPIDVANAALFLASDDAKYVSGHNLMIDGGFTSYKSLNFPMPDQV